Within the Gloeobacter kilaueensis JS1 genome, the region GTCCTCCGGCGGTGCGCTCAAGCCCGGCGATCAGATCTTTCTTGACGCCGACGATCAGCAGTACGACCAGACGACCCATATTTTTACGGCCCGAGGCAACGTCAAGCTCCGCCTCAACGACATTCTGCTGAGCGCCGACCAGATGCAGGTCAACCTCGACACGCGCCTGGCGGTGGCCGAGGGCCATCTCACGCTCGTCCAGGGAGAGCAACGCCTGAGCGGCAGGCGGCTGGAGTACAACTTTGCCCGCAAAGAAGGGGTGCTGCTCGATGCCCAGGGGCGCATCGACACCAAGCCCGACAACACCGCGCCGGTGCCCAATTCTCCCCTGGCAACCGATCCAGGACCGATCGCGGCGGCGGCTCCGGTCGCGCCCAAGGCGCGGGGCGGCATCCTGCGCTTCCACGCCCGGCGCATCACCTTCAGCCCCCAGGGCGCAAAAGCCGAGGACCTGCGCGCCACACCGGACCAGTTCGACCCGCCGGAACTGGAGGTCATCTCCAACCGCGCCACGCTCGTCCCGAACGGTCCCGGCTCCAACCGGCTCACGATCGATTCAGGAACAATCCTGTTCGATCAGACGACAACCCTGCCCTTTCCAACCATCCTCAGCACGATCGACAAGGAGCGCCGCAAGCCGCCCTACGAGATCGGTGCCGACTACTTTGACAAGGGCGGCATCTACTACCAGCAAAACTTCTACATCGACTTTTCTAATAAAAGCTGGTTGTCTTTTTCGCCCCAGTTCTACATCCAGCAGGCGTTCAGCTCGCGCGGCTTTCTCGACCCGGCCAACTTCGGCATCCAGAGCAAACTCAACCTCGACTACGGCAACGGCCAGATTACAAAGGTCTTTCTTGAACTCAACGGCCTCGACCTCGGCAACCTCGAAAACCGTCTGCGCGGTCGCATCGATCAGATCCTGCCGCTGGGCAACCACACCCTGACCTTCAACTTTTCCTACAACGAGCGCTTCTTTAACTACGTCGTCGGCTATCAGATCGCCCACTCGATTCTGGGCATTACCCTCGATTCGCCCGTAATCAACCTGGGCAACACCGGCGTGCTGCTCTCTTATCAGGTCAACGCCGCTTTGATCAACGCCATAAGTGACCGGCCCAACCTACCTGCCCAGCCGGACCTTTCCCGCCTGCGGCTCGCGGGTTCTTTAAGCAAACAGATTCCGCTGGTGGTGGGCACCTACCTGCCGCCCTCGCGCGAGACCCTGCGCTTTACCCAGCAGCCGGTCACACCTGGCCTCTGGCTGGATCTGGGCACCACCCTCTCCCAGTCCTGGTACTCGAGCGGCGACAGCCAGACCTACCTGGGTGGCCGGGTGGGCCTCTCGACGATTATTGGCCGCTTTACGAAGGACCTGTTCGATTACACCAGTCTCAACATCGGCTACAACAACGGTTATGTCAGTGGCCTCTCGCCGTTTTTGTTCGACCGGGTCGCCTCAGCTCAGCAGATCTACGGCGGCATCCAGCAGCAGATCTATGGACCGGTGCGCGCCGGAGTCCAGGTGGCCTACGACCTGTTTTTTCGTAAAGTTGTAGACAACTACTTCTCCTTGAGCTTTGATCGGCGCACCTATTCGCTGTCGCTCATCTACAACCCGGTGCTGCAGACCGGCGGTTTTCAGTTGCGCGTCGATGACTTCAACTGGGGAACCAACCAGTACGGCAAACCTGATCAGGTGACGACGGTCCTGGGCGGTGTCGAGCGCTTTAATCGCACCGGTCCCTGAAGTTATCGACATCAAAATGTATCGCTTGGGGCGCGACAGGCAACTTTAGAGATGATTTTTGTTAGACTCTTACCAGCCTTCGGTAACTCGAAAAGTTAGCCCATTCAGCTATGGACAACGCTTCTGTCAAACCCACGCCGCTGCAGTCCGGGGACGGGGCAGGCATCTCGATGCACGACGAACTTTTTACCGGCAGCGGCCAGATGGGCCGCCTCGTGCAGACCAGAGACTGGTCGCTCACGCCGCTCGGGCCGCAGCACAACTGGCCCCAGAGCCTGAAGACGGCCCTGCGCATCCTGCTCAGTTCACGCTACGCGATGTGGATGGGTTGGGGAGAGGAACTCACGTTTTTCTACAACGACGCTTACCGTCCGACTCTGGGCATCAAACATCCCTGGGCGCTCGGTTCTGCGGCCCGGCAGGTCTGGGCCGAAATCTGGAGCGACATTGGCCCGCGCATCGAGAAGGTGCTGCGCACGGGGGAGGCCACCTACGACGAAGGGCTCTTGCTTTTTTTGGAGCGCAGCGGCTTTTCGGAGGAGACCTACCATACTTTCTCCTACAGTCCCCTGGCCGACGATAGTGGCCGGGTCGTCGGGATGCTGTGCGTGGTTGCAGAGGAAACCGAGCGGGTAATCGCCGAGCGGCGCATGGCCCTGCTGCGCGAGTTGGCCACCGATCTCGCTGTCACCAACACCGAGCAGGAAGTGCTCGCTGCCGTGGAGCGCCGGGTAGGCCACGACCGCAAGGATCTGCCTTTTATGCTGAGTTATCTATTTGAGGCGGAGAGTGGAGGGCGGGCCCGGCTGGCCGGCACCACCGGCCTCGACCCTGCCCTTTCCGTTGTCGCAGCGGCGATCGATCCTGGAGCCGACGATCCCCAGTGGCCAGTGGAGGCTGCCTGGCACGGAACGACGACCACCGTCGGCGACATTGCCAGACGCTTTGGCAATCAGCCGCCTCCAAGCGCGTGGGACCGACCGCCGCTCGAAGCGACGATCGTGCCCCTCAAAAGCCAGGGCCAGGAGCAACCGGCGGGCTTTCTGGTGGCCGGGCTCAGCCCCTACCGCCGCTACGACGACGCCTACGCGGGGTTCATCGATCTGCTGGCCGGGCAGATTGCCGCTGCCCTGGCCAACGCCCGAGCCTACGAAATCGAGCGCAGGCGGGCAGCCGCCCTGGCTGAACTCGACCGGGCAAAGACGACTTTTTTTAGCAACGTCAGCCACGAATTTCGCACGCCCCTCACGCTGATGCTCGGTCCGCTGGAGGAAACCCTTGCGGCTCCAGAAAAGAGTATCCCTGCAAAAGAGCGCGAGCGGTTGCAGATGATCCAGCGCAACGGCCAGCGGTTGCTAAAACTGGTCAACACGCTGTTAGATTTCAGTCGCATCGAAGCGGGCCGGGTGCAGGCGAACTACCAGCCTACGGATCTGGCAGGTTTTACGGCGGAGTTGGCCTCGGTCTTCCGCTCGGCCATCGAGGCGGCAGGGCTGCAGTTGGCGATCGATTGTCCGCCGCTCCCTGAGCCGGTGTACGTGGACCGGGACATGTGGGAGAAGATCGTCCTCAACCTGCTTTCTAACGCCTTCAAGTACACCTTTGAGGGTCAGATCGTCGTTTCGCTCGCGGTGAGCGGCCAGAGTGCGCAGTTGAGCGTCAAAGATACAGGCATCGGCATCGCCGCTCACGAGTTGCCGCGCTTATTTGAGCGGTTTTACCGGGTCGAGGGGGCACGCGGTCGCACCTACGAGGGCAGCGGCATCGGGCTGGCGCTGGTGGCGGAGTTGGCCCGGCTCCACGGCGGCACGATCGCTGTCGCCAGCATTCTGGGCCAGGGCAGCACGTTCACCGTCAACCTGCCGCTGGGAACAAAACACCTCGACAGCAAAGCCGTATCGGCCCCAGACCCCCTCCCTTCCACCGCCATCCGGGTGGATGCCTACGTCGAGGAAGCCCTAAGCTGGCTGTCCACCGCCGACAACACAGCAGCGGCAACGCTTTCTGGCTGGCTGCCGGATCGGCCATTTGAGTCTACCTATCACCGCTCGCGGATCTTGCTTGCCGACGACAACGCCGATATGCGCGAGTACGTGCGCCGCCTGCTGGGCGAGCGCTACACCGTCGAGGTGGTCAGCGACGGCCTGGAGGCGCTCGCTGCTATCGAGCGGGAGTTGCCGGATCTGGTGCTCACCGACGCGATGATGCCGAGACTCGACGGGTTCGAGCTATTAAAAGCCCTCAGACAGCGGCGAGGCGGGGTGGAAGTGCCGGTGATCGTCCTCTCGGCGCGGGCCGGAGAGGAGGCACGCATCGAGGGTCTTGCTGCCGGGGCGGACGATTATCTGGTCAAGCCCTTCTCGGCGCGGGAATTGCTGGCGCGGGTGCAGGCAAACCTGGCGCTGTCGCACGTCCGAAGAGAGACCGAACAGCGGCTGCGCAAGGCAGAACAGCGCACCCGGCTTGCGATCGAGGCGGCCCGGCTCGGCACCTGGCACTACGACCCGTCCGCCGACCAGGGAGAGTTGGATTCCCGACTGTGCGAAATTCTGGGTCTGAGCAGCGAGCATGCCAGGCTGAGCCTCACCGCTGCCCTGCAGAGTGTCCACCCCGACGACCGGCAGCGCGTGGGCGCTGCCCTTGCCGCTGCCCTCGATCCGACTGGGGCGGGCCGCTACGAACTTGAGCACCGGATCGTCCAGCCGGATGGCGGCGTGCGCTGGCTCTCGGTAAATGGCCTGGTGCTCTTCGAGGGCGAAGACACCGCCCGTAGACCCGTCGAGTTCTTCGGCACCGCCCTCGACATCACCGAGCGCAAGCAGGGGGAGTTGTCGCTGCGCGAGAGCGAGGCGCGCCTGGTGGCTATCCTCGACGGCTCCGGCACAGTCGTCTACCTCAAGGATCTCGAAGGCCGCCTGCAACTGGTCAACCGCGAGTTTGAACGGTTGTTCGGCTGGCCCAGAGAAAAAGCAATCGGCAAAACGGACCGGGAACTGTTTGGCGAGGAGCTGGCGGAGCAATTTCTCAAAAACGACCGCCAGGTGCTGGAGGCCAGTCGGCCCCTCGAATTTGAAGAGGTGATTCCGCTGGACGGCGAGCAGCGCACCTATCTGTCGGTCAAATTTCCCCTCTACGACACCTCAGGCAAGGTATACGCCCTCTGTGGCTTCTCGACCGACATCACCGAGCGCAAGCGCAGCGAGAAGATGCTCGAAATCGCCCGCGCCGAGGCGGAGACGGCCAACCGGGTCAAAGACGAATTTCTCGCTGTCCTCAGCCACGAGCTGCGCACCCCGCTCAATCCGATCATCGGCTGGACCCAGTTGCTCCGGCGCGGTGGATTGCCAGAAAAGACGCAGGCGAGCGCCCTTGAGGCGATCGAGCGCAACGCCAAGCTTCAGAACCAGCTCATCGCCGATCTATTAGATGTCAACCGCATCCAGCGGGGCAAATTTGAACTGAAGCTCCAACCGCTG harbors:
- a CDS encoding DUF3769 domain-containing protein, translated to MPYFPVLPPPPPPLVLLAEALPEPQPPVARVSDLQAQAPGQASDLGKNVDNSRLRPAEEGLSSGGALKPGDQIFLDADDQQYDQTTHIFTARGNVKLRLNDILLSADQMQVNLDTRLAVAEGHLTLVQGEQRLSGRRLEYNFARKEGVLLDAQGRIDTKPDNTAPVPNSPLATDPGPIAAAAPVAPKARGGILRFHARRITFSPQGAKAEDLRATPDQFDPPELEVISNRATLVPNGPGSNRLTIDSGTILFDQTTTLPFPTILSTIDKERRKPPYEIGADYFDKGGIYYQQNFYIDFSNKSWLSFSPQFYIQQAFSSRGFLDPANFGIQSKLNLDYGNGQITKVFLELNGLDLGNLENRLRGRIDQILPLGNHTLTFNFSYNERFFNYVVGYQIAHSILGITLDSPVINLGNTGVLLSYQVNAALINAISDRPNLPAQPDLSRLRLAGSLSKQIPLVVGTYLPPSRETLRFTQQPVTPGLWLDLGTTLSQSWYSSGDSQTYLGGRVGLSTIIGRFTKDLFDYTSLNIGYNNGYVSGLSPFLFDRVASAQQIYGGIQQQIYGPVRAGVQVAYDLFFRKVVDNYFSLSFDRRTYSLSLIYNPVLQTGGFQLRVDDFNWGTNQYGKPDQVTTVLGGVERFNRTGP
- a CDS encoding ATP-binding protein; this encodes MDNASVKPTPLQSGDGAGISMHDELFTGSGQMGRLVQTRDWSLTPLGPQHNWPQSLKTALRILLSSRYAMWMGWGEELTFFYNDAYRPTLGIKHPWALGSAARQVWAEIWSDIGPRIEKVLRTGEATYDEGLLLFLERSGFSEETYHTFSYSPLADDSGRVVGMLCVVAEETERVIAERRMALLRELATDLAVTNTEQEVLAAVERRVGHDRKDLPFMLSYLFEAESGGRARLAGTTGLDPALSVVAAAIDPGADDPQWPVEAAWHGTTTTVGDIARRFGNQPPPSAWDRPPLEATIVPLKSQGQEQPAGFLVAGLSPYRRYDDAYAGFIDLLAGQIAAALANARAYEIERRRAAALAELDRAKTTFFSNVSHEFRTPLTLMLGPLEETLAAPEKSIPAKERERLQMIQRNGQRLLKLVNTLLDFSRIEAGRVQANYQPTDLAGFTAELASVFRSAIEAAGLQLAIDCPPLPEPVYVDRDMWEKIVLNLLSNAFKYTFEGQIVVSLAVSGQSAQLSVKDTGIGIAAHELPRLFERFYRVEGARGRTYEGSGIGLALVAELARLHGGTIAVASILGQGSTFTVNLPLGTKHLDSKAVSAPDPLPSTAIRVDAYVEEALSWLSTADNTAAATLSGWLPDRPFESTYHRSRILLADDNADMREYVRRLLGERYTVEVVSDGLEALAAIERELPDLVLTDAMMPRLDGFELLKALRQRRGGVEVPVIVLSARAGEEARIEGLAAGADDYLVKPFSARELLARVQANLALSHVRRETEQRLRKAEQRTRLAIEAARLGTWHYDPSADQGELDSRLCEILGLSSEHARLSLTAALQSVHPDDRQRVGAALAAALDPTGAGRYELEHRIVQPDGGVRWLSVNGLVLFEGEDTARRPVEFFGTALDITERKQGELSLRESEARLVAILDGSGTVVYLKDLEGRLQLVNREFERLFGWPREKAIGKTDRELFGEELAEQFLKNDRQVLEASRPLEFEEVIPLDGEQRTYLSVKFPLYDTSGKVYALCGFSTDITERKRSEKMLEIARAEAETANRVKDEFLAVLSHELRTPLNPIIGWTQLLRRGGLPEKTQASALEAIERNAKLQNQLIADLLDVNRIQRGKFELKLQPLALEGVVQLAVETVRPLAKNAQVELTVEVAKNLPELMADSVRLTQVVWNLLTNAIKFTPAGGQVEVRLMTTAGGVRIEVRDSGVGIAPEFLPRLFERFTQASAGTTRTQGGLGLGLFIVKHIVELHGGRVWAASAGAGSGAAFFVELPLPVPSP